The Cyclopterus lumpus isolate fCycLum1 chromosome 12, fCycLum1.pri, whole genome shotgun sequence genome window below encodes:
- the pigo gene encoding GPI ethanolamine phosphate transferase 3, with protein sequence MKRLPVLWLLLWICAVYSVGIYLFVGGFLLVRLEVNRTSTCGDVLQPGEEPADFCRVRPRFRRAVLLIVDALKIDFAWFDPDNAAPRPYENKLPVLEETVSSRPANSRLYPFRADPPTTTMQRIKGFTTGSLPTFVDVGNNFASTAILEDNLIHQFGQVGKRVVFMGDDTWENLFPKKFHRSLPFPSFNVKDLHTVDNGILQHLYTTMVGDDWDVLVAHFLGVDHCGHRFGPDHPAMADKLTQMDGVIRSVIDRLQNDTLLVVMGDHGMTDTGDHGGESQKETDAAIFLYSPSPLFSAPPSQSEPDVVPQTDLVPTLALLLGVPIPYSSVGQVLLPVFPPHGQTEGAVGGLSQLEALWINAKQVNRFLETYSGMAKDIPPESLSQLKAEFSRLSSEYLATVQQGRPPSPRLAASLQAYLTSVRDTCRATWARFNPLKMAVGLVILGLACLACLVLSELSHVLLREDGPGLRAPVAAALAAGVCAAAGQLSVRGYVEAVWCMAAAAFSSEILFLWRARRSGTAGVEKSGSGVAGWLTLRRLLTPHLLVPLLRCASLLSDSYVIAEGRAVTFLVFSLALYIPIRLNWDGLLLPPNHDPLKAAGILPSPALSPSTVRKEGCTLLACLGLLVGILYLSLSFHACREEQGTCQPSPFLAPLSRLQDSRLKNLHYILSVFALALWTYLLRRFLRHYGNLNSASGTVFAARWVLLLLSVCLALYWAVSATPEDSFRNLAQLIGLAQLVLPRAAFCLLGLGLSLIWLDPLTVFAKTRAAASARSPSVPPPRYRASTGISPEAELHHLIPQIYQRMRRSLDDGEQSRSVEEDGRPAVEAYGLGTVYSAPLLLFCGLLGIGLLLLHPEGMALSFLLLLLEMGALLHIHASSTTLNGPQGVCSGGFNVPWTPVVLWSLAATQFFHATGHLPTFPSIQWGAAFVGFPDGHTGTMLPASLVTLNTFASHILFSVGCPLLLFWPLVCEVRGGRAGRACGEEGEDAVMEMRLRENPQQFSSALLQLSTRYLFILGAQVFASVCAAAILRRHLMVWKVFAPKLMFEASGFLVSSASLLIGVTLVLRVDVAVARWFKRLIPDASR encoded by the exons ATGAAGAGGCTCCCGGTGCTGTGGCTGCTCCTCTGGATATGCGCGGTGTACTCCGTGGGCATCTACCTTTTCGTCGGTGGCTTCCTGCTGGTGAGGCTGGAGGTGAACAGGACCAGCACCTGCGGGGACGTGCTGCAGCCGGGAGAGGAGCCGGCGGACTTCTGCCGCGTGCGGCCGCGCTTCCGCCGCGCCGTCCTCCTCATAGTCGACGCCCTCAAGATCGACTTCGCCTGGTTCGACCCGGACAACGCCGCGCCGCGACCGTACGAGAACAAGCTGCCGGTGCTGGAGGAGACCGTCTCGTCCAGGCCTGCTAACAGCCGTTTGTACCCGTTCCGCGCGGACCCGCCCACGACCACCATGCAGAGGATCAAGGGCTTCACCACCGGCTCCCTGCCCACCTTTGTGGACGTGGGCAATAACTTCGCGTCCACTGCCATCCTGGAGGACAACCTCATCCACCAGTTTGGGCAAGTGG GCAAACGTGTGGTGTTCATGGGCGACGACACCTGGGAGAACCTTTTCCCAAAGAAGTTCCACCGCTCTCTGCCCTTCCCTTCCTTCAACGTCAAGGACCTGCACACGGTCGACAACGGCATCCTCCAGCACCTCTACACCACCA tggTGGGGGACGATTGGGACGTCCTGGTTGCCCATTTCCTCGGAGTTGACCACTGTGGTCACAGGTTCGGTCCCGACCACCCGGCCATGGCCGACAAGCTCACCCAGATGGACGGGGTCATCAG GTCTGTGATCGACCGGCTGCAGAACGACACCCTGCTGGTGGTGATGGGAGACCACGGGATGACGGACACCGGGGATCACGGAGGAGAAAGTCAAAAGGAGACAGACGCCGCCATCTTCCTCTACAGTCCCTCCCCCCTGTTCTCTGCGCCGCCGTCCCAG AGCGAGCCAGACGTAGTGCCCCAGACCGACCTGGTCCCCACCCTGGCTCTGCTGCTGGGGGTTCCCATCCCGTACAGCAGCGTGGGGCAGGTTCTCCTGCCAGTGTTCCCTCCCCATGGGCAGACAGAAGGTGCAGTTGGAGGTCTCAGCCAGCTGGAGGCGCTGTGGATCAATGCAAAACAG GTCAACCGTTTCCTGGAGACGTACTCCGGCATGGCCAAAGACATCCCACCAGAGAGCCTCTCTCAGCTGAAGGCCGAGTTCTCCCGCCTCTCCTCCGAGTACCTCGCCACGGTTCAACAGGGTCGGCCCCCCTCCCCGCGGCTGGCCGCTTCACTGCAGGCCTACCTCACCTCCGTCAGGGACACCTGCCGAGCCACGTGGGCTCGGTTCAACCCACTCAAGATGGCTGTGGGCCTCGTCATCCTGGGGCTCGCCTGCCTGGCGTGTCTCGTCCTGTCCGAGCTATCCCACGTGCTGCTCAGGGAGGACGGTCCCGGACTGAGGGCCCCTGTCGCCGCGGCGCTGGCGGCGGGGGTGTGTGCTGCCGCCGGCCAGTTGAGCGTGCGGGGCTACGTCGAGGCGGTGTGGTGCATGGCTGCCGCTGCCTTCAGCTCGGAAATTCTCTTCCTCTGGAGAGCTCGCCGGTCCGGAACAGCCGGCGTGGAAAAAAGCGGGTCTGGAGTCGCCGGCTGGCTGACCCTGCGGCGCCTCCTCACCCCCCACCTCCTGGTGCCGCTCCTACGCTGCGCCTCCCTGCTCTCGGACAGCTACGTGATCGCAGAGGGCCGCGCTGTGACCTTCCTGGTGTTCTCCTTGGCGCTCTACATTCCCATCCGTCTCAACTGGGACGGCCTGCTCCTGCCCCCCAACCACGACCCCTTGAAGGCCGCGGGGATCCTGCCCTCCCCGGCGCTGTCGCCGTCGACTGTGAGGAAAGAAGGCTGCACCCTCCTCGCTTGCTTGGGGCTCCTAGTCGGCATTCtctacctctccctctccttccacGCCTGTCGGGAGGAGCAGGGCACCTGCCAGCCGTCCCCATTCCTCGCCCCCCTGTCCCGGTTGCAGGACAGCCGGTTGAAGAACCTCCACTACATCCTCTCCGTCTTCGCCCTGGCCCTGTGGACGTATCTGCTGCGGCGCTTCCTCCGCCACTACGGCAACCTCAACTCCGCGAGCGGGACGGTGTTTGCGGCCCGCTGGGTCCTCTTGCTGCTGTCCGTGTGTCTGGCGCTCTACTGGGCTGTCAGTGCCACTCCAGAGGACAGCTTCAGGAACCTGGCCCAGCTGATCGGCCTGGCCCAGCTGGTCCTCCCCAGGGCCGCCTTCTGCCTCCTGGGACTGGGGTTGTCCCTGATCTGGCTCGACCCCCTCACCGTGTTCGCGAAGACCAGGGCCGCGGCCTCGGCCCGGAGTCCGTCGGTGCCCCCGCCGCGCTACCGAGCCAGCACGGGCATCAGCCCCGAGGCCGAGCTGCACCATCTCATCCCGCAGATCTACCAGCGTATGCGGCGCTCCCTGGATGACGGAGAGCAGAGCAGGAGTGTCGAGGAGGACGGCCGACCCGCTGTGGAGGCCTACGGACTGGGGACGGTCTACTCCGCCCCTTTGCTGCTGTTCTGTGGCCTGCTGGGCAtcggcctgctgctgctgcacccaGAGGGCATGGCTCTGtctttcctcctgctgctgctggagatgggggCCCTGTTGCACATTCAcgcctcctccaccaccctcaaTGGCCCGCAAGGAGTGTGTTCCG GTGGCTTCAACGTGCCCTGGACTCCAGTGGTGCTGTGGTCACTGGCCGCCACCCAGTTCTTCCACGCCACGGGTCACCTCCCCACCTTTCCCTCCATCCAGTGGGGTGCTGCCTTCGTGGGATTCCCAGATGGACACACGGGCACCATGCTGCCAGCCTCTCTGGTCACCCTCAACACTTTTGCCTCCCACATCTTGTTCTCAG TGGGTTGCCCGCTGCTGCTCTTTTGGCCCCTGGTGTGTGAGGTGCGTGGGGGCAGGGCAGGAAGAGCCtgcggggaggagggggaggacgcCGTGATGGAGATGAGGCTGCGGGAGAACCCCCAGCAGTTCAGCTCGGCCCTCCTGCAGCTCTCGACACGCTACCTCTTTATTCTCGGAGCACAG gtCTTTGCGTCAGTCTGTGCCGCCGCCATCCTCAGGAGACACCTCATGGTGTGGAAGGTTTTCGCGCCCAA GTTAATGTTTGAGGCCTCGGGGTTCCTGGTGAGCAGCGCGTCTCTGCTGATTGGGGTCACATTAGTGCTGCGAGTCGACGTGGCCGTGGCCCGCTGGTTTAAGAGACTTATCCCCGATGCATCCAGGTAG